The following proteins are encoded in a genomic region of Dasypus novemcinctus isolate mDasNov1 chromosome 21, mDasNov1.1.hap2, whole genome shotgun sequence:
- the POLDIP2 gene encoding polymerase delta-interacting protein 2 produces the protein MAGFAARRALAVSSRWWSRSLTGARGPRPLCAAGGTGALPLAATATTRRHLSSRNRAEGKVLETVGVFEVPKQNGKYETGQLFLHSVFGYRGVVLFPWQARLYDRDVASAAPEKAENPAGHGSKEVKGKTHTYYQVLIDARDCPHISQRSQTEAVTFLANHDDSRALYAIPGLDYVSHEDILPYTSTDQVPIQHELFERFLLYDQTKAPPFVARETLRAWQEKNHPWLELSDVHRETTENIRVTVIPFYMGMREAQNSHVYWWRYCIRLENLDSDVVQLRERHWRIFSLSGTLETVRGRGVVGREPVLSKEQPAFQYSSHVSLQASSGHMWGTFRFERPDGSHFDVRIPPFSLESNKDEKTPPSGLHW, from the exons ATGGCGGGCTTTGCGGCCCGGCGGGCCCTGGCCGTGAGCAGCCGCTGGTGGTCCCGGTCGCTGACCGGAGCCCGGGGGCCGAGGCCGCTTTGTGCGGCGGGTGGAACCGGGGCCCTTCCCCTAGCGGCGACCGCGACTACGCGGAGGCACCTCTCATCCCG AAACCGAGCAGAGGGCAAAGTTTTGGAGACAGTTGGTGTGTTTGAGGTGCCAAAACAGAATGGAAAATATGAGACTGGTCAG CTTTTCCTTCATAGTGTTTTTGGCTACCGAGGCGTTGTCCTGTTTCCCTGGCAGGCGAGACTGTATGACCGGGATGTGGCTTCTGCAGCTCCAGAAAA AGCGGAGAACCCTGCTGGCCATGGCTCTAAGGAGGTGAAAGGCAAAACTCACACTTACTATCAGGTGCTGATTGATGCTCGAGACTGTCCACATATA TCTCAGAGATCTCAGACAGAGGCTGTGACCTTCCTGGCCAACCACGATGACAGTCGGGCCCTCTATGCCATCCCAG GCCTGGACTATGTCAGCCATGAAGACATCCTCCCCTACACCTCCACTGATCAGGTTCCCATCCAGCATGAGCTCTTTGAAAGGTTTCTTCTGTATGACCAGACTAAAG CACCCCCATTTGTGGCTCGGGAGACACTACGGGCCTGGCAGGAGAAAAATCACCCCTGGCTGGAGCTCTCTGATGTTCACCGGGAAACCACCGAGAACATCCGTGTCACTGTCATCCCCTTCTACATGGGCATGCGG GAAGCCCAGAATTCCCACGTCTACTGG TGGCGCTACTGCATCCGCTTGGAGAACCTGGACAGTGACGTGGTGCAGCTCCGGGAGCGGCACTGGAGGATATTCAGCCTGTCCGGCACCTTGGAGACAGTGAGAGGCCGCGGGGTGGTGGGCAGG gagcCAGTGTTATCCAAGGAGCAGCCTGCGTTCCAGTACAGCAGCCATGTCTCCCTTCAAGCTTCCAGTGGGCACATGTG GGGCACGTTCCGCTTTGAGAGGCCCGATGGCTCCCATTTTGATGTCCGGatccctcccttctctctggaAAGCAATAAAGATGAGAAGACACCCCCCTCAGGCCTTCACTGGTAG
- the TNFAIP1 gene encoding BTB/POZ domain-containing adapter for CUL3-mediated RhoA degradation protein 2 — protein MSGDTCLCPASGAKPKLSGFKGGGLGNKYVQLNVGGSLYYTTVRALTRHDTMLKAMFSGRMEVLTDKEGWILIDRCGKHFGTILNYLRDDTITLPQNRQEIKELMAEAKYYLIQGLVNMCQTALQDKKDFYQPVCNVPIITSLKEEEKLIEASTKPVVKLLYNRSNNKYSYTSNSDDHLLKNIELFDKLSLRFNGRVLFMKDVIGDEICCWSFYGQGRKLAEVCCTSIVYATEKKQTKVEFPEARIYEETLNVLLYETPRVPDNSLLEATSRSRSQASPSEDEETFELRDRVRRIHVKRYSTYDDRQLGHQSAHRD, from the exons ATGTCTGGGGATACCTGCCTGTGCCCAGCCTCAGGGGCCAAGCCCAAGCTAAGTGGCTTCAAGGGAGGAGGCCTGGGCAATAAGTATGTCCAGCTCAACGTGGGTGGCTCCCTGTACTACACCACTGTGCGGGCACTAACCCGGCATGACACTATGCTCAAGGCCATGTTCAGTGGGCGCATGGAAGTGCTGACCGATAAAGAAG GCTGGATCCTCATAGACAGGTGTGGAAAACACTTTGGCACCATTTTGAATTACCTCCGAGATGACACCATCACCCTCCCTCAAAACCGGCAAGAGATCAAGGAACTGATGGCTGAAGCAAAATATTACCTCATTCAAGGGCTGGTGAACATGTGCCAGACTGCCCTGCAG GACAAAAAGGACTTCTACCAGCCTGTGTGTAACGTCCCCATCATCACATCCCTCAAGGAGGAAGAGAAGCTCATTGAAGCCTCCACCAAG CCTGTGGTAAAGCTGCTGTATAATAGAAGCAACAACAAGTATTCCTATACCAG CAACTCTGATGATCACCTGCTGAAAAACATTGAGCTGTTTGACAAGCTGTCCCTGCGCTTCAACGGCCGTGTGCTCTTCATGAAGGATGTCATTGGCGACGAGATCTGCTGCTGGTCCTTCTATGGTCAGGGTCGCAAGCTGGCAGAGGTGTGCTGCACCTCCATCGTATATGCCACAGAGAAGAAGCAGACCAAG GTGGAATTTCCAGAGGCTCGAATCTATGAGGAGACACTCAATGTCCTACTCTATGAGACCCCCCGAGTCCCTGACAACTCCTTGTTGGAGGCCACAAGCCGCAGCCGCAGTCAGGCGTCCCCCAGTGAAGACGAGGAGACCTTTGAACTACGGGACCGTGTCCGCCGCATCCATGTCAAGCGCTATAGCACTTATGATGACCGGCAGCTGGGCCACCAGTCTGCCCATCGGGACTGA